Genomic DNA from Brassica napus cultivar Da-Ae unplaced genomic scaffold, Da-Ae ScsIHWf_965;HRSCAF=1362, whole genome shotgun sequence:
AGCATAGTGATATGGGCCTTTTTCCAACACCGTAAGTAGATCGGATTCCAGCTCGAATTGGAATTTAAACAATCCCATTCCAAGGTCAGAACCAATAGGTGGTATGTCGACCTTCCAGTGGTCAGTGAAGAATGGTATAAGAGACATACTTTCTGCGCAGAGGGGTTAGTTACTCTACCAATCAGTGTGAGAGAGTGCCTCCTAGTGTCCGTTTGATTGTCCGGTTTGGAGACCCGAACACGTCCAACGCGAGGTGCAGGTCGGTGTTCTAAGGCCACTGCCTTCCCTTTATCTGAAGAAGATAGTCTCCGTTGCATTGTTCAAGAAGATTGATGCTATCTCAATGTTGTCGGTGTGAGAAGAGTACTCCAAACGTTGAGTTCCCGAAGAAATCTGGTTCAGATTGAAGTTCACCCGAGGATATATGGCCATGTCTTCTAGATTAGTAGTAGTTAAGAATCTTGAATAGCCTTGAAACAAAGGAAATCCAGCCCAAATTTGTCAAACCCGTAGACACCGGTAAGCTTCAGGACAGCAGTCTGTTGGAAGGGAGGAGGCTTAGTAGTCCAACGGTCCAAACTGTGAAGGAGTCATCCAAGGTCTGGTTGTCTGCCAGTAGGTTGGTAAGGTTGTCGTATTGTTGTCATAAAGGTTTCCGGCGGGAAGGAGAAGCGGCGGCGGTCCCTCCGACCCGAGTCGGGGGAAGAACACGACGTTCTAAGACCTGGTGAGTAAAGACAGAAGggtgaatatttttaaaaaatagcagACCTTTGACAGTAGATCTAATCCATAACCGGTAAGAACCGCTGGTTAATAGGATATTCTACAAAAGTCAAAAACGGGTAAGGACCTATCCAAGGACCTATCAAAACGTTTTgagtgcttttttttttatcgatttTATTACTAAACCACAATTTGTATATCCAGTAAGATAAACGATTACGTAAGCATATTAAAGTCCTCATAAGATTATAAACACTACGTAGATATTGGGGTCtttgacatatatatacacgTTTACtaacatacacacacacatcttaagcaaaaaaaaaaaaaacacacacacacgtcAACATAAATAACCACCAAATTTCGCAGGCACACCACTAGTTAGTTATGTTTAGACTTAGAATGAATGTGTTAACTTGCGtgtataatttgatttgtgaTCTCATAATCTAATCTTCACATAATTATTTCCTACATGTTTGTACTATAAttcgtaaaaatatatattttattttgttatagcAAATGTGCTCATAAAATATAAGACTAAGCCattaaactaatataaatgaTTCTACCACTGGTCTTTTTCACTTTGGTGAAAGATGCGAAAGATTGAATCTAACAAAACATCACAGGTTAAAGCATATTTTAACATAGACTCAACACAATAACTAAACTAGAACATCAAGTTGAAATGTATCACAAGTTAAAAAACAccagatagcttcttcatcttcttccatcAGTCATCGTCAGAGAAGGTTATCCTCTTACCGCAGAATAATTTAGTCACCTCCGGTTTCTCCAAATAATCTCCTTCTATCGGAAGGCTTACTGGTAGAAGGTATTCTTCGTTCCTCCTGGAATATTGAAAAAGCAGTCTCGTTATCTCTCCATGTATACCAACGGAACCAGTGTGCTGTGGATAAAGAAACTCAAAAGGCAAATAGTAAAATGATCAAATCCCTTACCAGAGCTTCTCTGCAAGGTTGTACCTAATCAACAAAGACTATTAGCATCAGTCTTTTATGTAACGACATTATTTAGCAAACAAACTGgagaaacaaataaatcaatttaCTTGGGTCGGATAGGGTATGGAGACATCTCAACCACGTCAGAAATGATATGAATATTCAGAGCTCTACTCTCGTACAGCAGCGCCTTCTTTGCTTCGACAGCagaagcaaactcaacaaagccACAGCCCACATGCTCACCCTCGCGGTTTACAACAAGTCGAACACGGCAAACTTCTCCAACATTTTTGTAGTAAGCAGAGCTGCAAGGCAAAATATCAGTCAGAAAAAGCTAACTCCAGAGGAAATTCAAAGTGCTGCTACTTACATCTGACATGTTGTTACGTTGGGAGAGAGATTGTAAACAAAGAGTgtcttttttcttaatgctaCTTCCTCGGCAAAATCATGAGTTTCACCAAATCCTTCCTCCAATTCCTCATCGATCAAACGGTTTTCTCGTCCAAGTTGATCTTCGTACctggaagataaaaaaaaaaaaaaaaaaaaaaacaatgtgcTCAAATATGTACCTAGAACTTTCAGTTTAAATTACAAATAGTTAAATCTCTTACCAAACATTGTGATCGATGCAATACCTaattaaaaaaccaaaaaaaatgttagtcTTCTGCAGTgacgtaaaatatttttatcaatgaGTTACATGTTGATTTACTTGGGACGCGGAAGGTTTGGAAATTCCTCAGCCGGATAAGGATACAATTTTTGACCATGCAAATACTTCTCTTTCATCGCCTACAATATAAAAGACATAATCAGCAATGGTGGTACTTTCAAAgtacactttaaaaaaaaaaattaagtcacTACGGCTCACCTTCTCTGCTTCTTTAGCAGAAGCAAACTCAATATAGCCCATGCCATTTTGGTTGCCCTCGCAGTCTGTAACAAGTCGAACATGAACAACTTGTCCAACATCTTTGTATAAATCGATGCTGTCAAAAAGGAGGATAAAATATTAGTCATGAAAAAAAACTTGCTCCAAGAACGGAAGAGGAAATTTAAAGATGCTACTTACATATCTCGTATTACAGTTGGGCAAGGGAGATTGCCGACAGATATAGTCTTACGTCTTACAGCAGCTGCCTGAATTTAAAAGCCAAGTGTGTTACCACGATTCTAAGGAGAATACACACACAAAAAAGTAGCCAATCTAAAGCTTCATCTCTTTAGACTTATTAGCGAAAGATATGTTAATAAACGCTAAATGTTTCTTTTAAGTACCTCAACAAAACTTGGAGTTCCATCAaggccttcttcttcttcataggAAGTTTCATCAAGTCTTCCTTTTGTGATCGCTCGTCGAAGATAGTCTTCGTAACTGAAATTTCGAGAGAACAAAGTGATGTATCCatgtttacaaaagaaaaaaacttcacCATTAAATCCCTTACCAGAGCTTCTCTGCAAGGTTGTacctaattaacaaaaaaaatatataatgatgttAAAACTCTagcaaaatataaattagagaAACAAATTTCCATAAAACGGAAAGTAAACTTACTGGTGTAGAAGACGGTACGGAGGTAGCTTAGCCACATCAAGAAAAACCATGTGATCGAGCAAGTATTCACCATTCATAAGTTCGAGCGCATTATGTGCTGCATCGGCAGAATCAAACTCAACAAAGCCATAGCCCACATGCCTACCCTCGGGATTTACAATAAGTCGAACAGTAACCACTTCTCCAACATAACTGAAGTAATCGATGCTGTAAAAAAAGCGGAGAGGAGAGTTAAGGCTCAAGTAATCCAAATTATCAGGCAATGGAAGCGGAGAATTAAAggtggtaatcttacatatgaaATATTTTAGTCTGAGGAGAGAGATTGGAAACAAAGAGAACACTCTGCAATTAACAGGAAAGAGGGCCGACTCTTAAGTAGAAAACTTTGACTTAACAAAACGTAGCAGTCTCGTCAGAAGATTTGTGGCATATCATGAAGATAACAGGAAGAGGTACCTCAACAAAATTGGAAGGTGTCTCATCTTCTTTTCCTAGAAGGTAATCTTTGTTCCTAtaatatcaacaaaaaaaaaacctgtaaTTTCTGCATGTAACACTAAAAGGCTAAATAATCAAAGTTCTTACCAGACTATGTGATCTTTGCAATACCTAAAAAGAAACAATAGTAGAGTTAAGTCGTGTGTAATACAATcaggtaaaatattaattaagtaaatTGAATTTACTTGAGTCGTGAAGGACGGTAAGATGCAATAATCTGACCAAAAATCTGCAAATTTTCAAGCTTTTGGGCAGCCTACAATATTAACAAGATTTAATCAGCAACCTTCGTTAAATGATTGTTTCATACACTGGTctactctctttctctcacctTCTCTGCTTCGTTAGAAGAAGCAAACTTAACAAAGGCAATTCTAGTATTCGCCTTCAGCCAGGGTTTCACAATACGTTGAACGCGAACAACTTGGCCAACATCTTTGAAGAAATCAATGATATCTGCTATACCAGCATGGGTAGGGACTCGGCCAACCAAGATCGTTTTCTTTTTTACAGCAACCTGAATTCGAATTCAAGTGTGTAATTAGCTGCGACTCAAgcagaaccaaaaaaaaatcaaatattcatACGCATCTTAGGTTACCTTATGTTTCTTCAGAATCATATGTTTGGTCTCCAAATTATCTTTCAGCTTGCGCTTcactatttaagaaaaaaaaaaaaaaccaagttCCTCTTCAGAGTTGGATTTGTTATTggtagaaaaaccaaaaaaaagaggagAGGAAAAATCCTAAGAGAGTGTTACCCAATAAATTAGCTTGCTCCAAATCATCTTCCGACTTTTTTCGCTTGCCTGTAAAATCAAAAACCTCTTCATACGAGTAAGAGACTAGATTTGTTAAAATTAGGGTATATGAAAAATCGTAAGAGAGTGTTACCCGATGATTTAGCTTCTGCGGCCGATTTCTTCGAAGAACTAGCCATGGAGAGCAGCGAAGAAAAGGAACCAACCCTAGTGATCTTCTTCGACTTCGAGCTAGAAACAAGACGCACgagcttctttcttttttcttttttaatagaaatagtCATTTTGTATGGGCTGGGCTTTCATTGCTTTTGGGTTTTATATGTCCACCATCACTTTTAACTTAAAAAGAATTTCTCTTTAGAGTTTACAAGACGATTTATTGCTTAAATATGTATGTGTAACACGGTTTTCATAATTAATTCtttgttaaaaattatttttataaaatatttgtttgtaaattactattttgatgcatctatcttattaaaacaaaaacaaaattttgttgattttatttgtgttttactttatatctatactattaaagagAAGGggtcttaaaaaatctacttatataaGGTTGTTggactttttcatttttaacttAACTTATTATAAACAATCAAGTTCTATAATAGTATTATTCAATAATACTTTTATAcattatatgtaatatgctATTGTTACCCATATTTTCGCTCAACAGTTATTGGTACACATAACATTTGTCCCCGTAATACATACGTattccaataatttttttaatttgtctcTGTTCTAATAACATCAGAAGACTAATATGATACATGAAACCGAAATAGTATCATAGTCAAATATCAAAATTCACCTAATATTAAAGTACAAACCTCTACAAATGAATTATTCAGTTACACATGTTGATGGGAAACACAATGATAATTCGTAAAGTGATATCAccaattttctttattaatgtatttatgtTCGATGATTTCAGACTTGCAACTACATTCTTTTAGAATTCTGCAACAGGATTTAGATTGATTCATAGTTATAGTTTGAATTACATCATTCTCATGCACTATTTGCTTACATGGCatattatctattctattaaaatagaagtcacaacttcttttcatgtgtgattttttaaaattggacTATCCCTAGAAAGTCATTACAATAAAtagttatatcatttattttcatatctataaaacaGTAACTCCCGCATTGCCAACAACTGTTACATAAATCAAAAATGTCTATGTTTTAagaataactagattttgacccgtgcttTTAAAGCGCGGGATTATTTTCGAAACAttccaaatttatttgatataaatttgtattttaattgtatCTGCACTTAGATATTACAAATGAAAcattatattcaattttttgaaacccgacccgaCCCGCAGTTAAATTGCCAAATTCGGTGGTTCATATGTAATccattttagttttcaaaaaaaaaaactgttgtttaaaaattctataaaacccGTAACAACCGCTAAAACCCGAGATCTGGTTATCGGTTGAACTGATAGATAACCCAATATGTAATCCGGtttgatttaatattatatttagagtattgtaatatatattcataaacGTTCAGATGAATAGagaatatattatgaaattgatattccaattttaatacaattttagtcCAACTAAAATTCCATCTTGTTGATGGATTAATATTTGAGTGGATgcatactaaaaataaaatagatttgagTATCAATAATGTATTAATGTGTATATGTCTATTACAAATTAATGATTTAcgtttgcaaaaaaaataaaattgtttatttagttagtttacttttgttattcacatattattagatactttttgatattttgtctatggcttattttaattttaaagtttaatttcATTATTCGCATTAGaactgtaaatatttatttttttaattttggtatatatttttattatattttgttcttaatttttataatttatatatatataattatatttttaagcaATTAAAATATTGACTCTTACTCTCTGGCTTCGATTTATgttaatgtaatgttttatgatatatttgtgttaatatatttgttcaattagtttatatttgatatatataatacatgtctgtTTGAGTAAcccgtaaaaaatatattcattaaactattaatagtaACATGTTTCATCATATACttactattaatatttattttataatatatatttatatatatttttatactctaactataagaattatatttttatgtatttggtgagggttttgaacaatttttttttttttgcatttggattaatgtatagttgtatatatacgaatgaatagatagatatatatatatatatatatataattatttattacattaataactaaaatataattgattagttatttgaatttcgaattaatataaattaaattcattagtttaaaaaataatagattagttagttagttccttaattttaggtatgatgtatatttaacaattaaattagatatgagtagaaataatagaaagtataattaaatataatggtCCAACCTATACTAtttgtaagtagataaaaattgcttctgttttaatagtattgatcaaACCTTTCTATATTGTATACATCGTGAATTCTCTAATAAAACCTTTCGATCAACAGTTCAACACTATATCATTTCAAGTCATGTTTGTTCTTCATGTTTACTATATCTATCATGTTTGCTCAAAGATATTCACATAGACATTTTAAGTGGATCCCTGAAACCACTCTAAACATTAACATATATGATGGTATCAACGCTGTGTCCATGAACGAACACGACTTGAATTGGTAATAATAATGCTTTGTGTTAAATTAGGTTGCTCCGTGCTCGTGTCATATATTAGTCTTTTTTGTCGTGGTTGGGTTAGCCTGCACAAGTCTTACTTGTAACATTAACAGAATAAGACGCAATTGACTTTTGTTATTTCTCCCGTACTATTATCCATATACCTTAATCACAGTACACacttggagaagatgaagttcGTGGAGTATTCAATAAAAAATCGAAATTATTGCATTGATTATTATGGATATATTCTTCTAACCATAAACCGAATTAATTTGGTCTACATTAAAAAAACGATGTAACAAGAATATTCAAAACCATCATTCGGTTGCAACAATAATATCTAGATTCCTTAATATTCACATTATGTATTATTAATTTCCATAAAATTCTCATCGGTTTAAACTAATCCACACAATATCTACTTTTAAATACGAATTTATTATCGTATCTATTGTAAAAAGCAGATCATTTCATATTGCGCGAGAATTTAAGTATAGGATATTCTCGATGATAGAAGCTATTAGCTAAAGATCACATATTATTGTTACCGTCAATTCCTCAGGTTTGGAGGATTGGAGTTAGGTTAAAGAGAAAACAGAAGGTTATTGATGATGACCAACAATAAACCCCATCAAAGGTTAGAAAATTTGTTTGGTTTAGAACACGTTGACATTCTTTTcctgaaaaaaatcatttacatGATCATTTTGGGCTTACGAGAATTGTATATGGGCTAAGGATAATTGAATACCAATCTTAATGacccattggatttatagatagatAGTATATTGATCCGTACAAATTGTCTCAATTTATATGATATAACTATTTAtgttaaacaaaatatatactatatttttaatagataggatttgtatatttatgtaagccattttaatttgtaatttttaaattaaatacatataaatttattttttaatagtatatcttcatatgtaatttatttaaatatatgtcaatgttatttgttttatatttgatagttcattataaaaaactaaaattaaatgtaTAATTACTTACTTGATAATATTAATCTACGAAGATATAACTttagtttttgttaaaattttaaatttcctgaaatgttacaatatctttggacatgaaaatgattttttattttaccaaacttTACATATATTTCTGATTTTAATAATCGAACACTAAtccaacaaacaaaaatatatagaaaaagatacaaatacgAGTGATAGTTTGAAACAGTTAACCTGAtgaaaaacaagtaaacaataatattattatgtttgAAAATGTCATATACACATTTGAATATATGTGATTACTATAgtatatacaatttttgaagtaaaaacaaaatgtctatgtaaatataaatgaaaactaacacccgtgcggttgcacggtaaaaatctagtttttttcttatattagaGCTCTAATGTAGATGACAATTGACAAACATACTACATTAGAAAAGGATTTTGGTGGAGCAAACTATTCAAGTGGACATGATAAAACCTTGAAACAAGTTCTCTGAGGTACGTTCATGTCTTCCACATATGAGAATGATCtatacaattaaaaatataattgtatcaGATTAAATTGAATATATTAAAGTTCAAAATCATCAACTGCACATTTGAGAATATACTTTTCTATTCCCAgtatttatttactaaatattttcttaatataaacCAATCATAGTAAAatgaaatctataaaaaaatatcacgGGTACATTTATACCAGAATTTTTGGTATCCTTTACCATATtaggttaatatttttagccCTTCAAAATGGTAACAACCAAAATATTAGGcgaacaaaatctttaaaaaaaaaagaaatattttcagataacaaccaAAATATATGCCGTAACCTAACACATTGTTGCGATCGTcccgctctgtcgctacgtagcgaccgagctcgagccaaagctcggtcgctacgtagcgaccgagctcaagccgaagctcggtcgctacgtagcgaccgggctcgagccgaagatcggtcgctgtgtagcgattgaactcttccggacatcgacagacatcaatccatgcattctcgtcaaatcttcgaacgctatctcccgaagaccgtagcaagctcagtccacgttttccgctattccaactcatcgatcaaactt
This window encodes:
- the LOC125606754 gene encoding polyadenylate-binding protein 2-like, giving the protein MTISIKKEKRKKLVRLVSSSKSKKITRVGSFSSLLSMASSSKKSAAEAKSSGKRKKSEDDLEQANLLVKRKLKDNLETKHMILKKHKVAVKKKTILVGRVPTHAGIADIIDFFKDVGQVVRVQRIVKPWLKANTRIAFVKFASSNEAEKAAQKLENLQIFGQIIASYRPSRLKYCKDHIVWNKDYLLGKEDETPSNFVESVLFVSNLSPQTKIFHIIDYFSYVGEVVTVRLIVNPEGRHVGYGFVEFDSADAAHNALELMNGEYLLDHMVFLDVAKLPPYRLLHQYNLAEKLCYEDYLRRAITKGRLDETSYEEEEGLDGTPSFVEAAAVRRKTISVGNLPCPTVIRDIIDLYKDVGQVVHVRLVTDCEGNQNGMGYIEFASAKEAEKAMKEKYLHGQKLYPYPAEEFPNLPRPKYCIDHNVWYEDQLGRENRLIDEELEEGFGETHDFAEEVALRKKTLFVYNLSPNVTTCQISAYYKNVGEVCRVRLVVNREGEHVGCGFVEFASAVEAKKALLYESRALNIHIISDVVEMSPYPIRPKYNLAEKLWRNEEYLLPVSLPIEGDYLEKPEVTKLFCGKRITFSDDD